A region from the Chitinophaga sp. Cy-1792 genome encodes:
- a CDS encoding MFS transporter, which yields MKKYAYIGSLGFLGVITTEFGVIGILPQIAAHYKISIDKAGLLLSSFALVIALTGPFMTLLASGYDRKKIMLASIGCFLITGVVSSCSPPFWLLMVVRILPAFLQPVYIATALSVAVSRGNKSNENELMSIVFSGVTLAMVTTVPLATYLASIFTWEYSFMVQTVVSLIALLTIYFGLENMPVTAKKSYGSQLSILRQPTFIVSTLMNFFMISGWFCTYSYFAEYLNKAKGMDETMVSYMLFVFGIIGVVATWLAGKMLNRNITATTAFFLSGTLFIPVLLHWSNGNMVATVAVIGLWGFMYSPAFLNASTYMISSAPHALEFANSLATSFGNLGVTLGTTVGGWIIASKGVQYTPWMTIVFGALAFVMILLRASLERKESYAMKEECLQ from the coding sequence ATGAAAAAATATGCATATATAGGCAGTCTGGGCTTCCTGGGCGTTATTACCACAGAGTTTGGCGTAATAGGAATATTGCCACAGATAGCTGCGCATTATAAAATAAGTATAGACAAAGCCGGACTATTGCTAAGTTCTTTCGCGCTGGTAATAGCACTCACCGGGCCTTTCATGACATTGCTGGCATCTGGCTACGACAGAAAAAAGATCATGCTGGCATCTATCGGCTGCTTCCTGATCACAGGCGTGGTTTCTTCCTGCTCTCCGCCCTTCTGGTTGTTGATGGTGGTACGCATACTACCTGCATTCCTGCAGCCGGTATATATTGCCACAGCCTTGTCTGTGGCAGTTTCCAGGGGCAACAAATCGAATGAAAATGAACTGATGAGCATCGTATTCAGTGGGGTAACCTTAGCCATGGTTACCACGGTACCGCTGGCCACCTATCTTGCCAGCATCTTCACCTGGGAATATTCATTCATGGTGCAAACAGTGGTCAGCCTGATTGCCCTGCTGACGATATATTTCGGACTGGAGAATATGCCGGTGACAGCGAAGAAATCTTACGGGAGTCAGCTGAGCATTCTGAGGCAGCCTACTTTTATTGTCAGTACATTGATGAATTTCTTCATGATTTCCGGCTGGTTCTGCACCTATAGCTACTTTGCAGAATACCTCAACAAAGCAAAGGGTATGGACGAAACGATGGTCAGCTATATGCTTTTTGTATTCGGCATCATTGGCGTTGTTGCTACGTGGTTAGCAGGGAAAATGCTCAACAGGAATATTACGGCAACAACTGCATTCTTTCTTTCCGGTACTTTGTTTATTCCGGTATTGCTGCACTGGTCCAACGGCAATATGGTGGCCACTGTAGCGGTAATCGGCCTGTGGGGATTTATGTATTCGCCGGCATTTCTGAATGCCTCTACCTATATGATTTCCTCGGCGCCGCATGCACTGGAGTTTGCCAATAGCCTGGCTACCTCTTTCGGTAACCTGGGCGTTACGTTAGGCACTACTGTCGGTGGATGGATCATTGCCAGCAAAGGTGTACAGTATACCCCCTGGATGACAATCGTTTTCGGGGCGCTGGCATTTGTGATGATATTGTTGCGGGCTTCGCTGGAGAGGAAGGAATCGTATGCGATGAAAGAAGAGTGTTTACAATAA
- a CDS encoding serine hydrolase, whose product MNRIYATWIGLIMAGSAVAQENQLTAKLDELSARLVTQQSVTGINVLVIKDGKTAYNKAFGYADMETKRKLQTDDIFRVASQTKAITSVAVMMLWQDGYLLLDDPISKYIPAFKNPKVLASFNPADSSYTTVPASKEISIRDLLRHTSGLSYPTFSSDPRFNAIYAKSGTATGIGSKGLLKDKIALLAKQPLVHNPGEAFTYGLSTDVLGYLVEVISGMPLDEFFRKRIFEPLDMKDTYFHLPKEKANRLVSISEKTDKGWATIKHLIYEGNPADYPLKKDTYLSGGAGLSTTTTDYAKFLTMLLNGGSYNGKQLLSSNTIALMTTNQLPQATIAHGEPDRRFGLGFELVTPENKFKYAENPGTFYWGGAFNTQYWVDPAAKMIVLIFSQEYLPADYFELQTRYSNVIYSHLTK is encoded by the coding sequence ATGAACAGGATATATGCAACATGGATAGGCTTAATAATGGCCGGCAGCGCCGTAGCACAGGAAAATCAACTGACAGCAAAACTGGATGAGCTATCCGCAAGATTAGTCACACAACAGTCAGTTACCGGTATTAACGTGCTGGTAATTAAAGACGGTAAAACAGCTTATAATAAAGCCTTCGGATATGCCGATATGGAGACAAAACGCAAATTACAAACGGACGATATATTCCGGGTGGCCTCTCAAACAAAAGCCATCACCAGCGTGGCCGTCATGATGCTATGGCAGGATGGTTACCTCCTACTCGACGATCCCATCTCAAAATATATTCCCGCCTTCAAAAACCCAAAGGTACTGGCCTCTTTCAACCCGGCAGACAGCAGCTACACCACTGTGCCCGCCAGCAAAGAAATCAGCATCAGGGACCTCCTGCGTCATACTTCCGGACTCAGCTACCCTACCTTCTCCTCCGATCCCCGGTTCAATGCCATTTACGCCAAATCAGGGACAGCAACCGGCATTGGTAGTAAAGGCCTGTTAAAAGACAAAATAGCCCTGCTGGCAAAGCAGCCGCTCGTACACAATCCCGGAGAAGCCTTTACCTACGGCCTCAGCACCGATGTGCTGGGATATCTCGTAGAAGTGATAAGCGGCATGCCACTGGACGAATTTTTCCGCAAACGCATATTTGAGCCACTGGACATGAAAGATACCTACTTCCATCTGCCGAAGGAAAAAGCTAACCGGCTCGTTAGCATCAGCGAAAAAACTGACAAAGGATGGGCTACAATAAAACACCTTATCTATGAAGGAAACCCGGCAGACTACCCCCTGAAGAAGGACACCTATTTATCCGGAGGCGCAGGTTTAAGCACCACTACCACCGACTATGCAAAGTTCCTGACCATGCTGCTGAATGGCGGCAGTTACAATGGTAAACAGCTCCTCAGCAGCAACACCATTGCCCTGATGACTACCAACCAGCTACCACAGGCAACGATAGCACACGGAGAACCTGATCGCCGCTTCGGGCTGGGCTTTGAGCTGGTGACACCGGAAAATAAATTTAAATATGCAGAAAACCCTGGTACTTTCTATTGGGGCGGCGCATTCAACACACAATACTGGGTAGACCCGGCCGCAAAGATGATTGTACTGATCTTTTCGCAGGAGTACCTGCCGGCAGACTACTTTGAGCTGCAAACCCGCTACAGTAACGTAATCTATTCCCATCTGACTAAATAA
- a CDS encoding helix-turn-helix domain-containing protein yields MGKRKTNSTNIINEEYIKACDLTYAICMVGGRWKLLILCNLEHGKLRFSELRNAIGGITERMLALQLKELEKAGLVKRTVYAEVPPRVDYELTAIARELVPIWAQLSQWGRKHKESNADLSFVEALAIAD; encoded by the coding sequence ATGGGAAAAAGAAAGACAAATTCGACCAACATCATCAATGAAGAATATATAAAAGCGTGTGATCTGACTTATGCTATCTGCATGGTAGGCGGCAGATGGAAACTGTTGATATTATGCAATCTGGAGCATGGGAAGTTACGTTTCAGCGAGCTGCGTAATGCCATTGGCGGCATTACAGAAAGGATGCTGGCATTGCAGCTGAAAGAGCTGGAGAAAGCAGGACTGGTAAAAAGAACGGTATATGCCGAAGTTCCACCAAGGGTAGATTACGAACTGACAGCCATTGCCAGGGAGCTGGTGCCAATATGGGCGCAGTTAAGCCAGTGGGGAAGGAAGCACAAAGAAAGCAATGCGGACCTCTCTTTTGTAGAAGCACTGGCAATTGCTGATTAA
- a CDS encoding AraC family transcriptional regulator has protein sequence MQNSSAILLEAGTYVGEPVRQQLFDGIIASENFYEEGTVSDWHFHENPHFSHILNGGSKEMRGKGSGQQRSGSSLYYYPGIPHQNIDYLPGTRIFNLEFTSEFFTKYNIAIPEESWMFSDNTQWNSHLLITIMAEHYLNDAIGSSLSVHQLCLDLLSAPAADQELSPAWTRKVKEAMYDNWSSPLSLADLAVEVALHPVTISRYFPRYFGCTMGEYLRKIKIEKALAMIRAKQQSLTEIAYDCGFADQAHFIKTCKRLTGITPKQYQKL, from the coding sequence ATGCAAAATAGCTCAGCCATATTATTGGAAGCAGGAACCTATGTTGGAGAACCGGTACGTCAGCAATTGTTTGATGGTATCATCGCTTCAGAAAACTTTTATGAAGAAGGAACAGTATCTGACTGGCATTTTCATGAAAACCCGCATTTCTCGCATATCCTGAATGGGGGCAGTAAGGAAATGCGTGGCAAAGGCAGTGGACAACAACGCTCAGGTTCATCGCTGTATTACTATCCTGGCATCCCTCACCAGAATATCGATTACCTGCCCGGTACCCGGATCTTTAATCTTGAATTTACCAGCGAATTTTTCACGAAATACAATATTGCCATCCCGGAAGAATCCTGGATGTTTAGTGATAATACCCAGTGGAACAGCCATCTGCTCATCACAATTATGGCAGAGCATTACCTGAATGATGCCATCGGGAGTAGTTTGTCGGTACATCAGCTATGCCTGGATTTACTCAGTGCCCCCGCCGCTGACCAGGAGTTAAGTCCTGCCTGGACAAGAAAAGTTAAAGAAGCTATGTACGACAATTGGAGCAGCCCGTTATCACTTGCGGATCTTGCAGTGGAAGTAGCGCTGCATCCTGTTACGATCTCCCGGTATTTTCCCCGGTATTTCGGGTGTACAATGGGGGAGTATCTCCGTAAAATAAAAATTGAAAAAGCATTGGCCATGATAAGGGCCAAACAGCAATCGCTGACGGAAATCGCCTATGATTGCGGTTTTGCAGATCAGGCCCACTTTATAAAAACTTGTAAACGCCTTACGGGTATTACCCCCAAACAATACCAGAAACTATAA
- a CDS encoding ferritin, giving the protein MLSQRMKDALNQQILMEAQSSQAYLAMGSWAEIQPGLKGVTKFFYRHSDEERMHMLKLIHFVNERGGFAVIPALEQPVMTFVSLKSAFEQLFRHEVKVSESINDLVEIALSEKDYATHNFLQWFVMEQMEEERLARDCNDKLEMIGDDKSGLYLFDRDIMTMDQE; this is encoded by the coding sequence ATGTTATCACAAAGAATGAAAGATGCACTTAATCAGCAGATTCTGATGGAAGCGCAGTCGTCACAAGCATACCTGGCCATGGGAAGCTGGGCTGAAATTCAACCCGGACTGAAAGGTGTAACAAAGTTCTTTTATCGCCACAGCGATGAAGAACGAATGCACATGCTTAAATTGATCCACTTTGTAAATGAACGTGGTGGTTTTGCCGTGATCCCTGCATTAGAACAGCCTGTAATGACCTTCGTGTCGCTGAAATCTGCCTTTGAGCAACTATTCAGACATGAAGTGAAGGTAAGTGAAAGTATTAATGACCTGGTTGAAATTGCACTTTCAGAGAAGGATTATGCAACCCATAATTTCCTGCAATGGTTTGTAATGGAGCAAATGGAAGAAGAAAGGCTTGCACGTGATTGTAACGATAAACTGGAGATGATTGGTGATGATAAAAGTGGTCTGTATCTCTTTGACAGGGATATTATGACCATGGACCAGGAATAA
- a CDS encoding M57 family metalloprotease yields the protein MKKVFCYLTLFLLAILFSCNKGDKALSKVPDDIIAKLKTAGFDTSEGVMKYKDGYLVEYDIFLTPEQISALANEKDSKKVKVEHYSTNNLITGTPRTIRVFIDGGFDSYLQNAFDQALGRYNNQHLALSFQRATSAAAADISIISFYEVSNVLGYSAGFPTGGNPASPIRLNTYYYNGSSQRADAATTIAHEIGHAIGFRHTDYMNRAFSCGGSGGNEGDAGVGANPILGTPTTPSAGSWMLACSSNTDRPFTFYDRIALVTTYPGTYPGDAAPIGQTISLKAGINGKYVCAENGGAAALIANRTAVGAWEQFKVIDAGNGLIALQALVNNSYVCADNAGASPMIANHTAINIWEKFRWINNGDGTISIQAFVNNSFISAESAGADPLIANREAIGPWEKFSWQPL from the coding sequence ATGAAAAAAGTGTTTTGTTATCTCACCCTATTTCTGTTAGCAATTTTATTTTCCTGCAACAAAGGCGATAAGGCCCTTTCTAAGGTTCCGGACGATATTATCGCCAAACTCAAGACAGCCGGCTTCGATACCAGCGAAGGTGTTATGAAGTACAAAGATGGCTACCTCGTGGAGTATGATATTTTCCTGACGCCTGAACAGATCAGCGCGCTGGCAAATGAGAAAGACAGTAAAAAAGTTAAGGTAGAACATTATAGTACCAATAACCTGATTACTGGTACTCCACGAACAATTCGTGTATTCATAGACGGTGGATTTGACAGTTACCTGCAAAATGCGTTTGATCAGGCATTGGGCAGGTATAACAACCAGCATCTTGCTCTTAGCTTCCAGCGGGCTACTTCGGCTGCTGCTGCGGACATCAGCATTATTTCCTTCTATGAAGTTAGCAATGTACTGGGGTATAGTGCAGGTTTTCCTACAGGAGGAAATCCTGCCAGTCCTATACGCCTGAATACCTATTACTACAATGGTAGCTCACAGCGTGCCGATGCTGCCACCACCATTGCACATGAAATTGGCCATGCTATTGGTTTCAGACATACCGACTATATGAACAGGGCATTTAGCTGCGGAGGCAGCGGTGGCAATGAAGGAGATGCGGGTGTAGGTGCCAATCCTATTCTGGGCACACCTACGACACCATCTGCCGGCTCGTGGATGCTGGCTTGTTCCAGTAATACTGACCGCCCTTTTACTTTCTACGACAGGATTGCACTGGTAACTACCTATCCTGGTACTTATCCTGGTGATGCCGCGCCTATAGGACAAACCATTTCCCTGAAAGCCGGTATCAATGGTAAGTATGTTTGTGCCGAAAATGGCGGTGCTGCTGCATTAATTGCCAACAGAACTGCTGTCGGCGCCTGGGAACAGTTTAAGGTGATTGATGCCGGTAACGGCCTTATTGCATTACAAGCCCTCGTAAATAACAGTTACGTTTGTGCCGATAATGCCGGCGCATCTCCAATGATAGCCAACCATACTGCTATCAACATCTGGGAAAAATTCCGCTGGATCAACAACGGAGACGGTACCATCAGTATCCAGGCATTTGTGAATAATAGCTTTATTTCTGCTGAAAGTGCCGGCGCTGACCCACTGATCGCCAACCGTGAAGCCATCGGCCCATGGGAGAAATTCTCCTGGCAGCCGCTGTAA
- a CDS encoding short chain dehydrogenase gives MKILIIGANGTIGKKLTPQLSQHHTIITAGRNSGDIRVDVSSETSIKAMFEQVTAIDACICIAASGPLDDFSTLTEQQLSADLKGKLFGQINLVLIGQKYLNNNGCFTLTSGIFADIPYRGVTGGAITSGALHSFVLSAAIELQRGLRINVVSPGMAEDSAADYGHLFPGLKPVSMQALVDAYEKTINEDITGQILRVY, from the coding sequence ATGAAAATCCTGATTATCGGCGCCAATGGTACCATTGGCAAAAAACTCACCCCACAATTATCTCAACACCATACCATAATAACTGCAGGTAGAAACAGCGGAGATATCCGTGTAGATGTATCTTCTGAGACATCCATCAAGGCCATGTTTGAGCAGGTAACAGCCATCGATGCCTGCATCTGTATTGCTGCTTCCGGCCCATTGGATGATTTTTCCACACTTACGGAACAACAGCTTTCAGCTGATCTTAAAGGGAAATTATTTGGTCAGATAAACCTGGTACTCATCGGCCAGAAATATTTAAATAACAATGGTTGTTTTACGCTAACCTCCGGGATATTTGCTGACATCCCATACAGGGGAGTGACTGGTGGCGCCATTACCAGCGGTGCTTTACATAGTTTTGTGCTGTCGGCAGCCATTGAATTACAGAGAGGGCTTCGGATCAATGTTGTAAGTCCGGGGATGGCGGAAGATTCCGCAGCCGATTACGGCCACCTGTTTCCTGGCCTGAAACCTGTATCCATGCAGGCACTCGTAGATGCTTATGAAAAAACTATCAATGAAGATATTACCGGGCAGATCCTAAGGGTATACTAG
- a CDS encoding DUF885 family protein produces MNKLIRFFISLSVPLVFSGGVKAQQQNQALHQLFERYNEKEAWFNPLQATADGYHQYDDLLQNDGAADFLKSRKAFYQSTLTALHQFNRGRLSAADQIYYDILEYMLNVSLEGLQLHLEYMPFNQFIGAVATDMASFGSGEGPQPFATPKDYDNWARRMIAFKQWTDTAIANFEKGKQAGRVLPKSLVSKMIPQMAALAERDTAKSVFYMPLHKFPASFSAQEKQRITVMYQRIIPAYVLHSYDTLAGYLEHNYLPYAQEQPGLAALPGGDSLYRYFIKQYTTSAALTPDSIYNLGISEVNRITAAMEQNKVETGFKGSLQEYFRFLRTDPQFRPFKTPEEVLNAYRGIYQKIQPHLKDLFEYEPKTAFVIRRVDPFQEAAMGGPFYIKGNLKEKRPGTFFVPVPDASKINVVFYGIECTFIHEAIPGHHYQISLQQEQAGLPAFLRQNALYAFMEGWALYCESLGESLGCYTDPYQKMGALNNEIHRAIRLVVDVAIHTGRMSKDQAIQYMMDHESVSKEIATAEIERYMAWPGQALSYKIGELKIKALKAKYMQLQGNQFSAPAFHYAMLKYGCMPLDVLERYLDDWNAGIETGRRSRER; encoded by the coding sequence ATGAATAAATTGATCCGTTTCTTTATCTCTTTAAGTGTTCCGCTGGTTTTTTCGGGCGGGGTAAAAGCGCAACAGCAAAATCAGGCCTTACATCAGTTGTTTGAGCGTTATAATGAGAAGGAAGCCTGGTTTAACCCATTACAGGCCACCGCCGATGGCTACCATCAATACGACGACCTGCTGCAAAATGATGGTGCTGCTGATTTTCTCAAATCAAGAAAGGCGTTTTATCAATCTACCTTAACAGCACTGCATCAATTCAACCGTGGCCGCCTGTCGGCCGCCGACCAGATCTACTATGATATCCTGGAATATATGCTGAATGTGAGCCTGGAAGGATTGCAGCTACACCTGGAGTATATGCCGTTTAATCAGTTTATCGGTGCTGTTGCTACAGATATGGCCTCTTTTGGTTCAGGCGAAGGGCCCCAGCCGTTTGCGACGCCTAAGGATTATGACAACTGGGCCAGGCGGATGATTGCCTTTAAACAGTGGACAGATACCGCCATTGCTAATTTTGAGAAAGGTAAGCAAGCGGGCAGGGTATTGCCAAAATCGCTGGTGAGCAAAATGATTCCGCAAATGGCTGCCCTGGCAGAGAGAGATACCGCCAAAAGTGTTTTCTACATGCCACTCCATAAGTTCCCTGCCTCATTTTCTGCACAGGAAAAGCAGCGTATAACGGTCATGTACCAACGAATTATCCCGGCTTATGTATTGCATTCCTATGATACACTGGCGGGCTACCTGGAACACAATTATCTGCCTTATGCGCAGGAGCAGCCAGGGCTGGCGGCATTGCCGGGAGGGGATAGCCTGTACAGGTATTTTATTAAGCAGTATACGACTTCTGCCGCATTGACACCGGATAGTATCTATAATCTCGGCATCAGCGAGGTTAACCGTATTACAGCGGCTATGGAACAGAATAAGGTGGAGACGGGATTTAAAGGCAGTCTGCAGGAGTATTTCCGCTTTCTGCGTACAGATCCGCAGTTCAGGCCATTTAAAACGCCGGAGGAAGTATTGAATGCCTATCGTGGGATCTACCAGAAAATCCAGCCACATCTAAAGGATCTTTTTGAGTATGAGCCTAAAACTGCTTTTGTTATCCGTCGGGTAGATCCTTTCCAGGAGGCCGCTATGGGTGGGCCTTTCTACATCAAGGGTAATCTGAAGGAAAAGCGCCCGGGCACTTTCTTTGTGCCGGTACCGGATGCCTCGAAAATCAATGTTGTCTTTTATGGCATTGAATGTACGTTCATACATGAAGCCATTCCCGGGCACCACTACCAGATTTCCTTGCAGCAGGAGCAGGCTGGCTTACCGGCATTCCTGCGGCAGAATGCCTTATACGCCTTCATGGAAGGATGGGCATTGTATTGTGAATCACTGGGAGAAAGCCTGGGGTGTTACACAGATCCTTACCAGAAAATGGGCGCTTTAAATAATGAAATTCACCGGGCAATACGACTGGTGGTGGATGTTGCTATTCATACCGGCAGGATGTCGAAAGACCAGGCTATTCAGTATATGATGGACCATGAGTCGGTCAGCAAAGAGATAGCTACGGCTGAAATTGAGCGCTATATGGCCTGGCCGGGACAGGCGTTGTCTTACAAGATTGGCGAATTAAAAATCAAGGCATTGAAAGCAAAGTATATGCAGTTACAAGGGAATCAATTTAGCGCACCGGCATTTCATTATGCCATGCTGAAATATGGCTGTATGCCGCTGGACGTCCTGGAACGTTACCTGGACGACTGGAATGCAGGCATAGAAACAGGCAGGCGCAGCAGGGAGCGGTAG